From Labrus bergylta chromosome 22, fLabBer1.1, whole genome shotgun sequence, one genomic window encodes:
- the LOC109978674 gene encoding uncharacterized protein, translating into MVIIGLLVKDRTFQTGLLSVSVSEFHTVDAQPGEEVTLLCSNFTLFPLHITWFRLNSTSNTSRISSLSSADKKASFFGEFQNSSFDVTSNSTHLFLKMKQVDFSHSGLYFCGFSSEGNSVIVSATYFKVQEAFIGRDNYLNMILGALVVFLSAVIFTLVVLIRKPQTVRKEDQDPQQSENVASEDVTYAALSFHPQAKSRRRPAAENELETHVLYSTTR; encoded by the exons ATGGTCATCATCGGTCTGCTTGTTAAAGACAGGACATTTCAGACAG GTCTGCTGTCTGTCTCAGTGTCTGAGTTTCACACCGTGGATGCTCAACCTGGTGAAGAAGTCACACTGCTGTGCTCCAATTTCACCCTTTTCCCCTTGCACATAACCTGGTTCAGACTGAACAGCACATCCAACACCAGCAGAATCTCCTCTCTGTCCAGCGCCGATAAGAAAGCTTCTTTCTTTGGTGAATTTCAAAACAGCAGCTTTGACGTGACATCCAACAGCACTCATCTGTTTCTCAAGATGAAACAGGTGGATTTTAGTCACTCTGGACTTTATTTCTGTGGATTTAGCTCAGAAGGAAATTCAGTTATTGTAAGTGCAACGTACTTCAAAGTTCAAG AAGCATTCATTGGTAGAGACAACTATCTGAATATGATCCTGGGTGCTCtggttgttttcctctctgctgtcatcttTACTCTGGTTGTACTCATCAGAAAACCTCAAACAG TGCGTAAAGAGGACCAGGATCCACAGCAAAGTGAG AATGTGGCTTCTGAAGATGTGACTTACGCAGCGCTGAGTTTTCATCCACAAgcaaaaagcagaagaaggcCTGCAGCTGAAAACGAGCTGGAGACACATGTTCTTTATTCAACAACCAGATAG